The following proteins come from a genomic window of Maniola jurtina chromosome 15, ilManJurt1.1, whole genome shotgun sequence:
- the LOC123872584 gene encoding LDLR chaperone boca, with protein sequence MTKCSYLIILFCVSGAFSKKYNDEEKPTWAKKDIRDFSDADMERLYDQWEEDEEPLPEDEQPEYMRKPPTVDFSKLDMSNPESVLQATKKGQTLMMFVTVANKPSRARSEELTKIWQTGLWSNHIQAERYLIDDDRAIFMFKDGSQAWTAKEYLLEQDELKDVQLESQTYQGKNPDVKNKAVRDEL encoded by the exons ATGACTAAGTGCTCatatttaatcattttattttgtgtaagtggcgCTTTCAGTAAAAAATACAATGACGAAGAAAAGCCGACGTGGGCAAAAAAAGATATTCGGGACTTCAGTGATGCTGATATGGAACG GCTCTATGATCAATGGGAAGAAGATGAGGAACCTCTACCTGAAGATGAGCAGCCAGAATATATGCGGAAGCCACCCACTGTAGACTTTAGTAAACTTGATATGTCCAATCCTGAATCAGTTCTACAGGCGACTAAGAAAGGCCAAACTTTAATGATGTTTGTGACTGTTGCTAACAAGCCTTCGAGAGCTCGCTCCGAGGAATTGACAAAGATATGGCAAACTGGTCTTTGGAGTAATCATATACAAGCTGAAAG GTATCTAATAGATGATGATAGAGCCATATTCATGTTCAAGGATGGCTCGCAAGCTTGGACTGCTAAAGAGTACCTTTTAGAACAAGATGAATTGAAGGATGTTCAGTTGGAAAGTCAGACGTACCAAGGAAAGAACCCAGATGTGAAAAATAAGGCTGTTAGGGATGAATTATAG